One Natronomonas gomsonensis genomic window, TCTCGAGGGGATAACCACAGCCCGGGGGACAGGGCAGGTGGAGTACCACCCAATGACGACCCCGGGACGAGCATCGATTCGACTGCGTACGAAACCATCTTCAACGCAGTCGAAGATGCCGTCTTCATTTTCGACGTTACCCACGACGATGCCGAGGTGACCTTCAGGTTCCGAGCGAACAACCAGGCCCACGAATCGATTACCGGGATGACGACCGAGGACTACCGCGGCCAAACGCCACAGGACCTTTTCGACGACGAACAGGCTGCGGACGTTCTCGACGAGTATCGCACCTGTGTCGAGCGGAAAGAGACGATAGAATACGAGGAGACACTGGAACATCCCTCCGGAACCATCGAGTGGCAAACGAAACTGACACCCATCACCGAGGACGGGACAGTCACTCGAATCGTCGGTATCGCCCGCGATATCACGGACCGAAAGGAACGGGAGCGTGAACTCGAACGGTATCGAGACGTCCTCGGCAAGGCACAAACCATCGCAAACATCGGTGCGTGGGAGGCCGACCTGCGTCGGGAGGAATCCTGGACGACCGAGCAGATAAACGAAATCTACGGGTTACCCCCCGACGAGGAAATCGGCATCGGCGAGGGTATCGACTACTTCCACCCTGACGACCGTCCAATCATCGAAGAGGCGTTCGAGCGGGCTGTTGAAACGGGAGAGCCGTACGACCTCGAACTTCGTGTCGAGGGTGAGGACGGAGAACGGCGATGGGTTCGCGCTCAGGCCGACCCCTATCTCGAGGATGGCGAGGCGGTTCGCATTCGAGGGACGTTCCAGGACATCACCGAACGAAAAGAGCGAGAGCGGGAACTGGAACGAAGCCGGAGGCGGTTGCAGGCCCTCTTCGAACAAGCCCCGGACGCGATTTTCATTCACAACGAGAGAGGAGAGATTCTGGACGTGAATACACAGGCCGTAGAGTCACTGGGATACGATTATGAGAAGTTGTGTTCGATGGAGGTCACCGATATCGAAGTTACCCACAGGGAGGAACTGGACGAAACCTGGCAGGGGATGGATACGGGCGAAATGGTGAAAAAAGAGGGAATGCAGCGGCGAAAGGACGAATCGACGTTCCCGGTGGACGTGTGGGTAACGAAGTTAGAACTCCCCGAGGGAATCCGGTATCTTGCACTTGCCAGGGACACGAGTGAGCGAAAGCAATACGAACAGCAACTCAAAGAGCAGCGGGATAACCTGCAACTGCTGAACGAGGTCGTCCGGCACGACATTCGGAACGACCTCACCGTCGTCAAGGGGTACGCGGAGTTGCTCGCCGATCACGTCGACGAGGATGCTGAAACGGAGCTTACGACCGTTCAACAGAAGGCCGAAGAAGCAATCGAGTTGACGAAAACGGCCCGGGATTTGGCGAACGTGATGCTCCAATCCGAAGCCGAAAAACAGCAGATGTCCCTCAGTCACGCGCTCGAAAATCAGGTCGAAGAGACCCGAACTGGCGATTCTGTGTCGATTGTAACTATCGATGGGTCGATTCCGGACGTTTCCGTTAGAGCGGACAACATGCTCGACGCGGTTTTTCGAAATCTGCTACAGAACGCGATTCAGCACAACGATAAAGACGTTCCGAGGGTGGCCGTGACCGCCGAAGAGACCGATACGTCGGTACGGGTTCGGATTGCGGACAACGGGCCGGGAGTCCCCGATTCACGGAAAGACGAAATCTTCGCCCGGGGCGAGAAGGGGCTCGAAAGCGCCGGGAGCGGCCTCGGCCTGTATCTCGTCAAGACGCTCGTCGACCGATACGGTGGCGACGTGTGGGTCGAAGACGCCGAACCCGAAGGCGCCGTGTTCGTCGTTGAGTTGCCGATTGCTGACTGAGGACGGTCCGTGTCGGAACGGCCGTCAGTCCGACCGTTCACTGCTCACTCCTCTTCCCCTGCTCGCGTGTCGTCGCTTCGCTCCTCCCGCTCGTCTTTTCGGATGACTCGTTCGACGTTCTCACTCCTCCTCGCCACGCTCCGGGGTTCGTCCGACGTACTCACCGCTCCGCCTCGAGGACTCCTTCGCGATGCTCAGTCGTCCTCGCCCCTCGCCCGCTCGAACATCGCAAGCGCCTGCTCGCGGCGTTCGCTGTGGTCGACTATCGGGTCCGTGTACTCGGGGGCGGCGTTGGCTCGCTGTGTCGGCGAACACTCGTGCCAGGAGTGGACGATTTCGGGGTCGGTGTCCCGCAGTTCGGGCACGTACTCGCGGATGTACTCGGCGTCGGGGTCGTAGCGTTCGCCCTGCGTCATCGGATTGAAGATACGAAAGTACGGTTGAGCGTCGGTCCCCGTCGAGGCGGCCCACTGCCAGCCGCCGTTGTCGTTTGCGGTGTCGTGGTCGACCAACCGCTCCCGGAAGTGGTCGTAGCCGTGCCGCCAGTCGCAGAGGAGGTCCTTCGTCAGGAAGGATGCCACTATCATCCGCACGCGGTTGTGCATGTACGCCTCCTCTCGCAGTTGGCGCATCCCTGCATCGACGATGGGATACCCCGTCTCACCGCGTTTCCACGCCTCGAGGAGGTCCTCGTCGTCGTCCCACTCGATGGCGTTCTCGTAGGACTTGTAGTTCTCTCTCACCACCTCGGGATTGAAGTAGAGGACGTGGGTGTAGAACTCCCGCCAGGCCAACTGCGAGCGGAACTCGGTGACCGACTCGCGCTTTTCGCCGGACATCGAGTCACGAACCTCACGGACCCGTTCGTCGACCTCCCGGATGCCGATGGTCCCGAACTTCAGGTGCGGCGAGAGCCGCGAGGTACAGCCCTCAGCCGGGTAATCGCGGCGGTCGTCGTACCGGAACACGTCGTCCGTGAGGAACTCCTCCAGCAGTTCACGGGCCGCTTCGGTGCTCGCGGGCGGAACGTCGGCGCTCGGTTCCTCGAAGCCCAACTCGGCGAGCGTCGGAATC contains:
- a CDS encoding cryptochrome/photolyase family protein; its protein translation is MRLHWHRRDLRVADNRGLADPAEPAAGVFVFDDELLGHAAPPRVAFMLDALESLREAYRENGSELFVRHGDPAGVLPALAADYGVDVVSWNRDYSGLAQRRDDHVSEELKDDGVTPQKFHDAICHEPGSITTNAGDPYSVYTYFWKKWRDREKDDPRAVPELAEVTDDEPIPTLAELGFEEPSADVPPASTEAARELLEEFLTDDVFRYDDRRDYPAEGCTSRLSPHLKFGTIGIREVDERVREVRDSMSGEKRESVTEFRSQLAWREFYTHVLYFNPEVVRENYKSYENAIEWDDDEDLLEAWKRGETGYPIVDAGMRQLREEAYMHNRVRMIVASFLTKDLLCDWRHGYDHFRERLVDHDTANDNGGWQWAASTGTDAQPYFRIFNPMTQGERYDPDAEYIREYVPELRDTDPEIVHSWHECSPTQRANAAPEYTDPIVDHSERREQALAMFERARGEDD
- a CDS encoding PAS domain-containing sensor histidine kinase: MAEDSRGDNHSPGDRAGGVPPNDDPGTSIDSTAYETIFNAVEDAVFIFDVTHDDAEVTFRFRANNQAHESITGMTTEDYRGQTPQDLFDDEQAADVLDEYRTCVERKETIEYEETLEHPSGTIEWQTKLTPITEDGTVTRIVGIARDITDRKERERELERYRDVLGKAQTIANIGAWEADLRREESWTTEQINEIYGLPPDEEIGIGEGIDYFHPDDRPIIEEAFERAVETGEPYDLELRVEGEDGERRWVRAQADPYLEDGEAVRIRGTFQDITERKERERELERSRRRLQALFEQAPDAIFIHNERGEILDVNTQAVESLGYDYEKLCSMEVTDIEVTHREELDETWQGMDTGEMVKKEGMQRRKDESTFPVDVWVTKLELPEGIRYLALARDTSERKQYEQQLKEQRDNLQLLNEVVRHDIRNDLTVVKGYAELLADHVDEDAETELTTVQQKAEEAIELTKTARDLANVMLQSEAEKQQMSLSHALENQVEETRTGDSVSIVTIDGSIPDVSVRADNMLDAVFRNLLQNAIQHNDKDVPRVAVTAEETDTSVRVRIADNGPGVPDSRKDEIFARGEKGLESAGSGLGLYLVKTLVDRYGGDVWVEDAEPEGAVFVVELPIAD